The nucleotide window ACGCGGCTAGCCTGGGCTCTCTCGTCGGCGTCATCGCTGTCATCTTTGTCGAGTTGTTCAAAATCATGTGGGTACAGCCAGATAGTACCGTTCTCTGGTCGTGATGCCAGTGCGGCAGCGGCCTCACCTGACACATGGTGTATGTCCATGTTCGCGTAGGTCGGGTTCCGTTCTTTGGCTTTTGCTGCGGCCCGTCGGTGTCGACTGCTGCGAACAGTGACTTGCTCGcctttgtgtaggcagttGGCGTAGCAATGCTCGCTGTTGAAACGCATAGTTTTTTCCCTCCAGTCGATGTGTGGATTATGCTCTTCTAGCCATGAAGTGCCGAAAATAAAGTCGTAAGTCGTCATAGGTACACTGTAGAAGAGTTCCTCGCTAACGTGTTCAGCGTGGGAGATGGGGGCTAGGACGCCGTGTGTGATAGGCGCCATGGCGAAATTGCCGTCGCCAAGTCGTAGTTGCAAAGGTTGTTTAAGCCGAAACGTCGGCAGGTTATGTCGTTGCGCAAATAGTGTGGAGATACAGTTTCCAGTAGCACCAGAGTCAGTCAAAGCTTCCGTATCAATATAGCTATTCGAAGTGGCGACCTTGCACTTGAAAACGAACTGCTGGCCTTGGACAAGCTGCTTGCCTTTGACCATAGTGTTCGCGCTCAAGACAACGTGTCTGTCCTCTATAGCCTGGGGAGGCGTCCAGTCCTCCAATTCTTGTAAACAAACGCGTAAAGTGCTAGGTGTAGCTCCGGTGAGCGGGGTAGTTTGGGTATCAAGGGTCGGTGAAACAATAGGGGGTATCGCTAACAAGGGTTGGACTGGTAGTTGTGGCTTTGACTGTGACTGTAACTGTATCTGTGGACCATTTTGGTGCGGTCCCCGGGGGCGTCTTTCGCCGGGGACGGCTAGTTTTCCGACTCGTCGGTGGCATCGACGACTGTGGCCTGGAGGGCGGCGTTGGTGAATGTAGCTTTGAGGGCAGGGACGCGGCTAGCTGGCACGATAGAGCCAGACTTGCAGGCTGCTGGGACGTCTGCGTCGGTCGGACGATGTTTCTTGCCGCTGACATTTGCCGTGCCTCCGCATTTAAAGCACTCGCCTTGCTTACTCAACGCGTTGAGTTGCGCGCGCGTGCGACCGTAGTTGTTACGCGTTGTGGAGCCGCTGCTATTGCTGTTGCCGTTGCCATTACCTCCACCACCAGCGTTAGACGTGTTGCGGCCGGTTCGGGTACCATTATTTCCGCTGCTCTGGGTGAGACGTGAGAGCTGTTGCTGAGTGCGGCAATTCTGGGCAAACGCTTCCCAAGTATCACCATGGCGGAATTGTAAACCTGCGTTACGACCAAACTTCATGAGTCGGATCGCGTGCTGGATCATTTCGTTGTCGCCCAGGTTCAATGGTGCGACTGTAGAGGTAAAGCGGGCTACCCAGGTGTTAAACGATTCATTGTCGCGTTGCTTTAATCCTCCAGAGCCGCTGTCGTGTagcgctgcgctggcttcGGTGACCTTGTCGACCGTGTCAAAGATGCGATCAAGTTCCGTGAGGACTTCTTCCGCTGTCACGTAGGCGTTACGAGCTCCGGGTACTGCTCTATATTCCACCTGTGCAGCGGCTGGTCCTCGCAAGTGGTCAATCAGGTAGTCGAGCTGATCTTGAACAGTTGTGTGGATAGTAGTTTTGTTTAAGAAGTTCCTGGCGCTGCGGCGCCAATACTTGTAGTCCTCTTTGTCGGTGCTGTCTCCGCGAAAGATGTCAATATCCTTCAGCTTTGCACCCGTTGCAGTGAGGTTGTCCGATACAGCAGACCGAGCTAGGGGTCGGTTTTTCTGATGATGTGCCATAGGGGGAGGCAGCATCAAGTCGTGAGTGCCAGTGCCAATGAACGGGTTCGCAGTCATTGGAGGAGGGGACGACTGGAACTGAGCTGGGCGCGTGTCATATAAATTTCCATTCGTCGGGACGCCCGCGTGCTGTTGCAGGACACTCCTCTCGTTGTAGAGGTCGCTAATCTGGGAGTAGAGCTTCACGTTTGACTCGCGCGAGGCTGCAAGCTCGTCTTCGAGCACTGCTAGCCGTGAAGCGTAGCTGTTCTTAGTAGTGATCATGCGGTTGCATTTCTGGGTGACTTGGGCAAGCTCGTCTGCGGCGGCAGCGCGAGCTTGCGTCTGGGCGCGCTCCACGCGGGCGTCAGCTGCTTCTTGTTGTACACGGGCTTCATTATGTGCTTGGTCTAGCTGTTCGGCTTGTTCAGCTATCTGACTAAGCAAATCTGCTAGGTGTCCAAAGACACTCTCAGCATGTTCAGCGATGCAAGCGGTGAAGTCGTCAACGTTCCTCATGTCCGCGAGGATCTCGCGCTCATCGTTGTCGTGGATGCCATAAAAACGTAGATACATGTCATCcgtgtcgtcgtcgtagCCTAGTTCTATAGAAGTCTTATCCGCTGGCTTAACGGCTTTCTTAAGAGACTGTCTACAAGACTGTCGTCGGCGTTCAGCGGCGTTGACGTCATTGCCCTCGTCCTCGCTGTTGCCTTGGCCGTCTCCACGGCCAAAAGTGACCTGTCTCTTGCGGGTGGCGAGCTTCTGTCTAATAGTCGCCTTCTCCGCTTCGGTGAGGTCGTCGTCATTCTCAAAGTCGCCGTACTCAAGGTGCGACTCTGCTGGAATGGTTTGTGTGTCGTTCTGAGCACCCTGGTCGTGGGCATCCTTGCTCGTCTCGTTTAGTCGGGCCATCATCGGCGGCAGCGCTAGAAGCGGCGGCGGATCTTTTCTGGCAGGTGGGTACAGCTATGCAGCTGGGCAATCCAGTGTCTTCCGCGGCGGCACTCTGCGGCGGCGGGTCTTTTCTGGCAGGTGGGTACAGCTATGCAGCTGGGCAATCAGGTGTCTTTACTACGGCGGCTCTTCTGCGGCGGTACGTATAGTCAATGCGATCCTCGTCGCGTAAGTGTTTCTGTCGTTGGCGTGTCGCTCGCAGCGACAAGAAAATACAATTCGCGAACGAGCTTCCAGGGCCCGTCTTGAAAGGGAGCTTGTATaatgtgagggatcgatcaagaaagattggatttgacaagatacaagctatcgagctatctacgttgtgagcccgaacttatgctgtgggcgccaaggcgctagtccgataagataaggatcttatcgatatgggggccatgggccgagcgagtctatggatccgtaacagCAGGATATTTCTAAGTAGGGGTGCgcatgggccaccaaacaggtggctcgtgcgcgaacatcaaaacaacgctaaggcatctggcaggtggcctgtgcagggcaacggcccaaaaccatcacagTAGACAGAACCACGACACAATCAACCATCAATAATATTATCATTATCATCACCTATTTCATCACTATACCAgataagagtgaatatctgacaaaAGCACGGTAAATGCGCCTATAGCGCGTTAAAGGCTCGAAAATTATTTATTCTTATAcgtagtagtagtagtagtagtatccattaacgtccttttttcagtcagagactatgtaggacggtgGCCTAGGGCCGTTTGACTAGTTTTTTCCCTCTATACCCGTAGGATTTCGTTTCTTTGGTCGAGTTTGACTATGGGGGTTTGGGTTTTTTGCTTCTATAcaggaaagagagagagaccTTGTAATAGA belongs to Pyrenophora tritici-repentis strain M4 chromosome 10, whole genome shotgun sequence and includes:
- a CDS encoding KfrA-N domain containing protein is translated as MMARLNETSKDAHDQGAQNDTQTIPAESHLEYGDFENDDDLTEAEKATIRQKLATRKRQVTFGRGDGQGNSEDEGNDVNAAERRRQSCRQSLKKAVKPADKTSIELGYDDDTDDMYLRFYGIHDNDEREILADMRNVDDFTACIAEHAESVFGHLADLLSQIAEQAEQLDQAHNEARVQQEAADARVERAQTQARAAAADELAQVTQKCNRMITTKNSYASRLAVLEDELAASRESNVKLYSQISDLYNERSVLQQHAGVPTNGNLYDTRPAQFQSSPPPMTANPFIGTGTHDLMLPPPMAHHQKNRPLARSAVSDNLTATGAKLKDIDIFRGDSTDKEDYKYWRRSARNFLNKTTIHTTVQDQLDYLIDHLRGPAAAQVEYRAVPGARNAYVTAEEVLTELDRIFDTVDKVTEASAALHDSGSGGLKQRDNESFNTWVARFTSTVAPLNLGDNEMIQHAIRLMKFGRNAGLQFRHEQRK